A window of the Cannabis sativa cultivar Pink pepper isolate KNU-18-1 chromosome X, ASM2916894v1, whole genome shotgun sequence genome harbors these coding sequences:
- the LOC115702948 gene encoding small ribosomal subunit protein uS9, with amino-acid sequence MATTPPIESVQCFGRKKTAVAVTYCKRGRGLIKINGCPIELVEPEILKFKAIEPILLLGRHRFAGVDMRIRVKGGGHTSQIYAIRQSIAKALVAYYQKYVDEQSKKEIKDILGRYDRTLLVADPRRCEPKKFGGRGARARFQKSYR; translated from the coding sequence ATGGCAACCACTCCTCCGATCGAGTCCGTGCAGTGTTTCGGCCGCAAGAAGACCGCCGTTGCAGTCACCTACTGCAAGCGGGGCCGTGGTCTAATCAAGATCAATGGATGCCCAATCGAACTGGTTGAGCCAGAGATCCTTAAATTCAAGGCCATCGAGCCCATCCTCCTCTTGGGCCGACACCGTTTCGCCGGAGTCGACATGCGTATTCGCGTCAAGGGAGGTGGTCACACTTCTCAGATCTACGCCATTAGGCAGAGCATAGCCAAAGCCCTAGTTGCTTACTACCAGAAGTACGTGGACGAGCAGAGCAAGAAGGAGATCAAGGATATCCTAGGTAGGTACGACAGGACCCTTCTCGTTGCTGATCCCAGACGCTGCGAGCCCAAGAAGTTCGGTGGTCGTGGAGCTCGTGCCAGGTTCCAGAAGTCTTACCGTTGA